CATGTACGTAGGAGCGTTGAACTTCTCCGCTACGGATGAGCGTGTTATCACAACAATAGCATGATCGACAAAGGCAGTGCTTTGAAATTATCGGAGTGACTGTTTTAGTAGCGTATGGCTGGTTACAATATCAGCCTCAGGCTAGAGCCGGCCATTGCGGTTATATTTCCTCTTTTGGTTATCGTACCCGTCTTTGCGGCTAAGGAGGAGCTAGATGGCAAATTTGGCGGGCTGAAATTGCCGAAATTAAAGGGAAGCAGGAGCCGCACAACCGATTTGGCCGAGGCACTTCGCGGCGCTTAGCTCAACAGACATATTTTAGACATCCAGAATACGTATTTGAATAAGTAGGCATTCGCTCACGCGGGGAATAACAATGCGCGAAGTCGCGCACAGAGCAGACGTAACAATAGATCTTACCCACCCCGCAAAATTTTCTTCCAACTAATGACGTCATCTTATTATTCTTAGAGTCATCGTGCACATATCACTACCGAACTGCAAATTGCTTTAAACAAGAAATATCGACGCTCTCGCGTGTATAAATAGACAATGGCTCCCACATAGCAGGGAGAACCGAATCTTTAGCCATGAAGTCGTACTACGAGCTCCTTGGGCCTGGAAAACCTACCAGAACTGTGTTGACACTCACATGTTTATTTTCTTTCATTCTGTATGGATTTGAACAAGGTGCCCTGGCCAACATCCAAAATCACCCCGTGTTTCAAAACCAGTTTGGCCACCCTTCGGGTAATTACTTGGGAATCATTGTGTCTGTGTACAACCTTGGAAGTTTCTTCGGTTGTATAATCAACTTCTTCATTGGTGATAAACTTGGTAGAAGAAAAACTGTCTGGACCGGTTTCACGCTTGTTATCATTGGAATTATCTTGCAGACCAGCAGTTACAGCGTCATTCAGCTATTTTTCGGAAGATTTATTTCTGGTCTGGGAACCGGAATGGAGACTAGTACCGTGCCTATGTTCCAGGCTGAAGTTGCCAGCGCCCACAATCGTGGTGGTCTCGTTGCGGCCGAGCCTCAGGGGGTGGCCCTTGGTATCACCATCTCGTACTGGATCGGATACGGCTGCAGCAAAAGATACGATGAGGCCTCGTGGAGACTTCCAGTTGGAATTCAGATGCTATTTGCCGTGTTTGCCTGGTTTCTGTTGTTCCTGTGTCCTGAGTCGCCTAGATGGCTGATGAAGAAAGGACGCGTCGACGACGCCAGAAACTGCCTCGCACGGATCAACGACGTGCCCAAGGACGACCCTCTCGTGAACAAATGTATTGACGACATCCTGTACCTGCAAGAGGTTGAAGGTGAGGGAGACCAGCTCAGCTGGTGGGACATTTTGCGTGGCAAGGACGCCATGCACGGCAGATACAGACTTTTCCTCTGTGTGATGGTGCAATTCTGGAATCAGTTTGGAGGTGTGAATCTTGTGGTGTACTACGTGCCGTTGGTGCTTGAGACTAACGTGGGAATGAACACCAATAT
This window of the Ogataea parapolymorpha DL-1 chromosome VII, whole genome shotgun sequence genome carries:
- a CDS encoding myo-inositol transporter 1 — translated: MKSYYELLGPGKPTRTVLTLTCLFSFILYGFEQGALANIQNHPVFQNQFGHPSGNYLGIIVSVYNLGSFFGCIINFFIGDKLGRRKTVWTGFTLVIIGIILQTSSYSVIQLFFGRFISGLGTGMETSTVPMFQAEVASAHNRGGLVAAEPQGVALGITISYWIGYGCSKRYDEASWRLPVGIQMLFAVFAWFLLFLCPESPRWLMKKGRVDDARNCLARINDVPKDDPLVNKCIDDILYLQEVEGEGDQLSWWDILRGKDAMHGRYRLFLCVMVQFWNQFGGVNLVVYYVPLVLETNVGMNTNMSTILGGCIMVTFFVFGFIPSLWLDRIGRRFALIGGSLGQMVSMMMITILLRVGSKSTSAAAVAFFFTFMAFFGASMNCVPWVYVSEILPLQLRSKGNAIGISSNWIINFVIAMITPIVTEKLGWKTYIIFTLTNGVAAVMFYLFCPETGNRTLEDIETIFLSQNTLFYGISHFDRPVANLDEKAEISHLETASKLLESN